From the Desulfosarcina sp. BuS5 genome, one window contains:
- the murC gene encoding UDP-N-acetylmuramate--L-alanine ligase, translating into MYLKKYHIYFVGIGGIGMSGIAELLLNLGYKVSGSDVQSTEITERLKNLGGVVYTGHNKQQIAGSDVVVVSSAIGEENCEVIAARQASIPVITRAEMLAELMRLKYSIAVAGSHGKTSTTSIIASLLGNGGLDPTVVIGGKLKSVGSNAVLGQGEFIVAEADESDGSFLKYSPAISVITNIDREHLDFYGDLGSIKEVFLSFIDRLPFYGLAVLCLDNEPIQDIIPKIRKRFTSYGLSSQADFQARDVSFHDRKSSFSVFHRKKKLGDVILNLPGMHNVYNAMASIVVSVELDLSFDVIKSTLETLEGVQRRLEVKGEINGITIVDDYGHHPTEIKTTLQAVMHSWPDRRKVVLFQPHRYTRTEALFDEFSRSFYQSDQLVLLPIYSAGEKKIEGVNSSILCKEIIAHGHKNAEYMEGFDDALTYLETNLQQGDLLLTLGAGDVWKVGEELLQRL; encoded by the coding sequence ATGTATCTTAAAAAATATCATATTTACTTTGTCGGCATAGGTGGCATAGGAATGAGCGGCATTGCCGAATTGCTGCTTAATTTGGGGTACAAAGTTTCCGGTTCCGACGTTCAATCCACAGAGATAACTGAGCGTCTGAAAAACCTTGGAGGCGTTGTTTATACAGGTCACAACAAGCAGCAGATAGCAGGGTCGGATGTTGTTGTGGTTTCATCTGCCATAGGTGAAGAAAACTGCGAGGTTATTGCCGCCAGGCAGGCATCCATACCTGTAATAACAAGGGCTGAAATGCTGGCTGAATTAATGCGTTTAAAATATAGTATTGCTGTTGCCGGATCTCATGGGAAAACATCCACAACCTCTATTATAGCTTCTCTGCTTGGTAATGGCGGGCTTGACCCTACGGTTGTGATTGGCGGCAAACTGAAGAGTGTCGGCTCTAATGCAGTGCTTGGGCAGGGAGAATTTATTGTGGCCGAAGCGGACGAGAGTGACGGTTCCTTTCTTAAATATTCGCCGGCTATATCAGTTATAACTAATATCGACAGGGAACATCTTGATTTTTATGGGGATCTTGGTTCCATCAAGGAAGTTTTCTTAAGTTTTATTGATAGGCTGCCTTTTTATGGACTGGCCGTACTATGCCTGGATAATGAGCCGATACAGGATATTATACCGAAAATAAGGAAACGATTCACTTCTTATGGTTTAAGCAGTCAGGCTGATTTTCAGGCCCGGGATGTCTCATTCCATGACAGGAAAAGCAGCTTTTCTGTTTTTCATCGTAAAAAAAAGCTTGGTGACGTTATATTAAATCTGCCTGGAATGCATAATGTTTATAATGCCATGGCAAGTATTGTGGTGAGCGTGGAGCTTGATCTCTCTTTTGATGTAATTAAAAGTACTCTTGAAACACTTGAAGGTGTTCAGCGCCGACTCGAAGTCAAGGGAGAGATAAATGGAATTACGATTGTTGATGATTACGGCCATCATCCGACTGAAATAAAAACCACCTTGCAGGCAGTGATGCACAGCTGGCCGGACAGGCGCAAGGTTGTCCTATTTCAACCCCATCGTTATACAAGAACCGAGGCGCTTTTTGATGAGTTTTCACGTTCATTTTATCAGTCTGATCAACTTGTACTTTTGCCGATATATTCTGCCGGAGAAAAGAAAATAGAGGGCGTAAACAGCAGTATCCTGTGCAAGGAAATCATAGCTCATGGTCATAAGAATGCGGAATATATGGAAGGCTTTGACGATGCGCTTACTTATCTGGAAACAAATCTACAGCAGGGCGATTTACTGCTTACACTTGGCGCAGGAGATGTATGGAAGGTCGGAGAGGAATTGTTGCAGCGTCTGTAA
- a CDS encoding UDP-N-acetylmuramoyl-L-alanyl-D-glutamate--2,6-diaminopimelate ligase has protein sequence MKLHDLLKSTQARRIYSDGDSWHEAEISSIHYRAQEVLTGGLFVAVKGLAADGHDFIDTALARGAKAIVTQKPVDADSIIIEVENTRRALARISSEFYHNPSGKLVIIGVTGTNGKTTTAYLIESILLKAGIRAGVIGTINYRYAGKVFNNPMTTPESADLQKIFAEMFEHGITHIVMEVSSHAIDFHRIDCCNFDLGVFTNLTQDHLDFHGDMDTYWLCKKRFFTEILNPGGGDTKSSAVLNCDNKYGRELFEELPGNNISVGNSKNKMVYPEVLKQDLTGMEAAFFSPGGNYKIKSSLAGQYNLENLLCAAGTGFALSIKEDIIASGLEEVNRVPGRIERIDNNLQRFVYVDYAHTPDALGNVLSTLKSLTKQRLICLFGCGGDRDKAKRPLMGEIAAKLSDFVIITSDNPRTEDPVDIINQILSGIGKSSSRRLDKAELNKGRWKLPGGIKGYAVEPDRQKAIFLSVKASLPGDTIVIAGKGHETYQIVGDKRLSFDDREVAKAALKDIR, from the coding sequence ATGAAGCTTCATGATTTGCTGAAATCAACCCAGGCAAGAAGGATTTATTCGGATGGCGATTCATGGCATGAAGCGGAGATATCTTCCATTCACTACCGGGCCCAGGAAGTATTGACAGGAGGGCTTTTTGTGGCTGTTAAAGGCCTTGCGGCGGACGGGCACGATTTTATAGATACGGCGCTTGCAAGGGGCGCAAAAGCGATTGTTACGCAAAAGCCGGTTGATGCGGATTCGATAATAATTGAAGTCGAGAATACAAGAAGAGCATTGGCCCGAATTTCATCCGAATTTTATCATAACCCGTCTGGGAAACTGGTGATCATAGGTGTTACTGGCACAAACGGCAAAACAACAACAGCATATTTAATAGAGAGTATTTTATTGAAGGCCGGTATCAGAGCCGGGGTTATCGGGACTATTAATTACCGGTATGCAGGTAAAGTTTTTAATAATCCCATGACAACTCCCGAATCTGCGGATCTTCAGAAAATTTTCGCGGAAATGTTTGAACATGGAATAACACATATAGTGATGGAGGTCTCATCACATGCCATCGACTTTCACAGAATCGATTGCTGTAATTTTGACCTGGGGGTTTTCACCAACCTTACCCAGGATCATCTCGATTTTCATGGCGATATGGATACCTACTGGTTATGTAAAAAAAGATTTTTTACGGAGATTCTCAATCCCGGTGGTGGTGATACAAAGAGTTCCGCTGTATTAAACTGCGATAATAAATATGGACGAGAGCTTTTTGAAGAATTGCCGGGAAATAATATTTCGGTAGGTAATTCAAAAAATAAGATGGTTTATCCTGAAGTTTTAAAACAGGATCTGACCGGCATGGAAGCCGCTTTTTTTTCTCCGGGAGGTAATTACAAGATTAAATCATCACTGGCAGGCCAATACAACTTGGAGAATCTACTGTGCGCTGCCGGAACCGGCTTTGCCCTTTCTATTAAGGAGGATATCATCGCGTCCGGTCTTGAAGAAGTAAATAGGGTGCCTGGGCGTATTGAAAGAATCGATAATAATCTCCAGAGATTTGTATATGTGGACTATGCCCATACCCCTGATGCACTTGGGAATGTGCTTTCCACCTTAAAAAGCCTGACAAAACAAAGATTGATCTGTCTGTTCGGATGTGGAGGTGACAGGGATAAAGCAAAGCGGCCCTTAATGGGTGAAATAGCAGCAAAATTATCCGATTTTGTTATTATAACTTCCGACAATCCAAGAACAGAGGATCCTGTGGATATTATAAATCAGATCCTTTCGGGCATTGGCAAATCATCTTCCCGCAGGCTTGACAAGGCGGAACTGAATAAAGGCCGGTGGAAACTGCCTGGGGGTATCAAAGGATATGCGGTTGAACCTGATCGGCAAAAAGCGATTTTTCTTTCCGTAAAAGCCTCCCTGCCGGGTGATACAATTGTAATAGCCGGAAAAGGGCATGAGACTTATCAGATCGTCGGGGATAAAAGACTATCGTTTGATGATCGTGAAGTTGCTAAAGCCGCTTTAAAGGATATCCGATGA
- a CDS encoding cell division protein FtsQ/DivIB encodes MIHDFLTQCDYFRIKNITVTGACRFQDEQVIKQAAIEKGTNILSINLPLMRKRLMANPSIAEAEIIRYLPDRIVIRIKEHIPLAVLDFGRRFIINKNGEIFKEMDNSNQQDLPLVTGLKISDINISGEHGSLYYDAVMDVLNLGQKRGSPVPLGAIEKIKVDKEMGLILYTAYCKTAGLHEIKLGYNDYPTKYKSLKKIYIYLKRTRGFLDFCSIDINNLNRIVLTPAGNKKEL; translated from the coding sequence TTGATCCATGACTTTTTAACTCAGTGTGATTATTTCAGAATAAAAAATATTACAGTAACAGGCGCTTGTAGATTCCAGGATGAACAGGTCATCAAGCAGGCAGCAATAGAGAAGGGTACCAATATTTTGTCAATAAATCTTCCCCTTATGAGAAAAAGACTTATGGCTAACCCGTCAATTGCCGAAGCGGAAATAATTCGATATTTGCCTGACCGCATAGTTATCAGGATTAAAGAACATATACCCTTGGCTGTTCTGGATTTTGGACGCAGATTTATAATTAATAAGAATGGTGAAATATTTAAAGAAATGGATAACTCGAATCAGCAGGATCTTCCCCTCGTCACAGGACTGAAGATATCGGATATTAATATTTCAGGTGAACACGGCAGCCTTTATTACGATGCGGTTATGGACGTATTGAATTTAGGCCAAAAAAGAGGAAGCCCAGTGCCCCTGGGGGCGATAGAAAAGATTAAGGTTGATAAAGAAATGGGTCTGATTCTGTATACTGCCTATTGTAAGACTGCCGGCCTGCATGAGATAAAACTCGGGTATAATGATTACCCAACTAAATATAAAAGTCTTAAAAAAATTTACATATATTTAAAAAGAACGCGCGGTTTTTTGGATTTTTGTTCCATTGATATAAATAATTTAAACAGGATAGTGTTAACTCCTGCGGGTAATAAAAAGGAGCTTTAA
- the ftsW gene encoding putative lipid II flippase FtsW, whose amino-acid sequence MQESKKKEKAVRYDLHLLFPVLLLVGLGLVMIYSASAAIAMKKFGIDYFFVKKQIYSALAGIIILIFCSHFPYKYYNMLAYPFLIISITMLVLIHFAGFGYSAGGALRWLRVGEFTFQPSEFVRFAMVVYLAYSMNKKRDGLKKFTIGCVPHFIVFAIFAFLIFIQPDFGSIVILGAITWIMLFVGGARLWHLLASFALLLPVCCYMMMGAAYRVRRLLSFLDPWQYKADEGYQIVHSLMAFGTGGVWGAGVGKGYQKLFYLPESHTDFIFSVIGEELGLVGVIFIICLYLIILWRGIIIAGKTEDPFGSFVAAGITIAIGLQVCINMGIVLGLLPTKGMTLPFLSYGGTSLLISMASIGVLLNIGSSGSKQE is encoded by the coding sequence ATGCAGGAAAGCAAAAAAAAAGAAAAGGCTGTAAGATATGATCTTCATTTGCTCTTTCCGGTGCTTTTGCTGGTTGGATTGGGTCTGGTCATGATCTACAGCGCCAGCGCGGCAATTGCCATGAAAAAATTCGGAATAGACTATTTTTTTGTTAAAAAACAAATCTATTCTGCTTTGGCAGGCATAATCATTCTGATTTTTTGCAGTCATTTTCCATACAAATATTACAATATGTTAGCGTACCCGTTCCTGATTATTTCAATCACAATGCTTGTGTTGATTCATTTTGCCGGTTTCGGATATTCCGCCGGCGGAGCGCTGCGGTGGCTGCGTGTTGGAGAATTTACCTTTCAGCCGTCTGAATTTGTACGTTTTGCCATGGTTGTTTACCTGGCCTATTCCATGAATAAAAAAAGGGATGGACTGAAGAAGTTTACCATAGGGTGTGTGCCGCATTTTATTGTTTTCGCAATTTTTGCATTCCTGATTTTTATTCAGCCTGATTTTGGTTCCATAGTTATTCTTGGCGCTATTACCTGGATTATGCTTTTTGTCGGCGGTGCCAGGCTGTGGCATCTTTTAGCCTCTTTCGCCCTACTGCTTCCTGTTTGCTGTTATATGATGATGGGGGCTGCGTACAGGGTAAGACGCTTGTTGAGTTTTCTCGATCCATGGCAATATAAGGCCGACGAAGGATATCAGATTGTTCATTCCCTGATGGCTTTCGGGACGGGAGGAGTATGGGGGGCCGGAGTTGGCAAGGGTTATCAAAAGCTTTTTTATCTCCCTGAATCTCACACGGACTTTATTTTTTCGGTGATCGGCGAGGAACTGGGGCTTGTGGGCGTAATTTTTATCATATGCCTTTATTTAATTATTTTATGGAGAGGAATAATCATTGCCGGAAAAACGGAAGATCCTTTTGGTTCTTTTGTCGCCGCCGGAATTACAATCGCAATAGGTCTCCAGGTATGTATTAATATGGGGATTGTCTTAGGTCTTCTTCCAACAAAGGGGATGACCCTTCCGTTTTTAAGTTATGGCGGCACATCTCTTTTAATAAGTATGGCTTCAATCGGGGTACTACTGAATATCGGATCATCCGGATCGAAACAAGAATGA
- the murD gene encoding UDP-N-acetylmuramoyl-L-alanine--D-glutamate ligase: MNIKNKKVLVVGLGMSGLAVARFLKKRGAVVTVTDMAAEERMPDYAREIRAMGIRLELGIHIIKTFESAELIVISPGVPHTIKPVKKAIEKGVPVIGEIELASRFIGELVIAITGTNGKTTTTRLLGKMLEHSGIKVFVAGNIGNPLIEYLDMREKVEMLVVEVSSFQLDTIDMFRPKIGVLLNIAEDHLDRYPDFAAYAASKGRLFKNQKKSDTAVLNRADLLVGEVTGKIDSKKIYFCDQADNGSALAALKLANEAFTAGHNKENAYAAASAALEAGGNLDGIQAALDTFKADPHRLEYITTINDVMFYDDSKATNIAALARALESFNKPVSLIMGGRDKGGDYLTLRGAVGKHVKKVVVIGEAKEKIISALGNTVNVEQASTIEAAVSAAYKAAGPGDAVLLSPACSSFDMFKSYKERGKRFRLAARSLGG, from the coding sequence ATGAATATTAAAAACAAAAAAGTCCTGGTGGTTGGTCTCGGTATGTCCGGATTAGCTGTTGCACGGTTTTTAAAAAAGAGGGGCGCTGTTGTTACAGTAACAGATATGGCAGCAGAAGAGAGAATGCCTGACTACGCCCGTGAAATCCGTGCAATGGGCATTAGACTGGAACTGGGGATTCACATTATCAAGACCTTTGAATCGGCGGAACTTATAGTCATCAGCCCCGGCGTGCCCCATACAATAAAACCGGTAAAAAAGGCAATTGAAAAAGGGGTTCCGGTTATTGGAGAGATCGAGCTTGCTTCAAGGTTCATAGGTGAACTTGTAATCGCCATTACCGGCACCAACGGCAAGACCACAACAACCAGACTGCTGGGAAAAATGCTTGAGCATTCGGGAATTAAAGTGTTTGTCGCCGGGAATATAGGCAACCCGTTGATTGAATATCTTGATATGCGGGAAAAGGTCGAAATGCTTGTGGTTGAAGTAAGCAGTTTTCAGCTCGATACAATAGATATGTTCAGACCAAAAATAGGTGTTTTACTGAATATTGCGGAAGACCATCTTGATCGGTATCCTGATTTTGCAGCATATGCGGCATCAAAGGGGAGGCTTTTTAAAAACCAGAAAAAGAGTGATACAGCGGTATTAAATCGCGCTGATCTTCTGGTCGGTGAGGTAACCGGAAAAATAGATTCCAAAAAAATCTATTTTTGTGATCAAGCCGATAACGGCTCTGCGCTCGCCGCTCTTAAGCTTGCGAATGAAGCGTTTACCGCTGGGCATAATAAGGAAAATGCTTATGCGGCAGCTTCGGCGGCTTTGGAAGCTGGTGGAAATCTTGATGGAATCCAGGCCGCTCTGGATACTTTTAAAGCTGATCCCCACAGGCTTGAGTATATTACTACGATAAATGATGTGATGTTTTATGATGATTCAAAGGCTACCAACATTGCAGCCTTGGCAAGGGCACTGGAATCTTTTAATAAGCCGGTCTCCCTGATTATGGGAGGACGGGACAAAGGAGGCGACTACCTGACTTTAAGAGGCGCTGTTGGAAAGCATGTTAAGAAAGTTGTTGTGATTGGGGAGGCAAAAGAAAAAATAATATCTGCTCTAGGTAATACTGTAAATGTGGAGCAGGCATCTACCATCGAAGCGGCGGTTTCTGCAGCTTATAAAGCGGCGGGGCCCGGAGATGCGGTGCTTCTCTCTCCCGCATGTTCAAGCTTTGATATGTTTAAAAGTTATAAAGAAAGAGGAAAGAGGTTTCGCCTGGCAGCGAGGAGTCTGGGAGGGTAG
- the mraY gene encoding phospho-N-acetylmuramoyl-pentapeptide-transferase, with translation MIYYFLYPLHTSISAFNIFRYITFRTIYAGVTAFLICFFLGPWIIKKLGNMQVKQYIREEGPETHYKKAGTPTMGGVLILLSITISTLLWADLANSYVWIILMAVIGCGLIGFADDYLMQVKQRSMGLSAKTKIIMQIILAVITGFLVYWRPDFSTCITIPFFKHVSPDLGFGYVFFAAFVIVASSNAVNLTDGLDGLATGSVVIAAATYMIFAYVAGHVKIADYLQLNYVPGSGEIAVFCGAVAGAGLGFLWFNSYPAQVFMGDTGSLALGAAIGTAAVITKQEILLIIVGGLFVIEALSVIFQVGFFKISKGKRIFRMAPLHHHFELKGWSEPKVIVRFWVIAIILALVSMSSLKLR, from the coding sequence TTGATTTATTATTTTTTATATCCGCTGCATACGTCCATATCTGCTTTTAATATATTCAGGTATATTACATTTCGGACAATATACGCCGGTGTTACTGCCTTTCTAATATGTTTTTTTCTTGGTCCCTGGATTATAAAAAAGTTGGGGAATATGCAGGTAAAACAGTACATCAGGGAGGAAGGGCCTGAAACACATTATAAAAAGGCAGGCACACCCACCATGGGAGGAGTGCTGATTCTTTTGTCGATTACAATATCAACGCTGCTTTGGGCCGATCTTGCCAATTCATATGTCTGGATTATCCTCATGGCTGTAATTGGATGCGGCCTGATAGGCTTTGCAGACGATTACCTGATGCAGGTGAAGCAACGGAGCATGGGATTGAGCGCTAAAACAAAGATAATAATGCAGATCATTTTAGCAGTGATCACAGGATTTCTTGTTTATTGGCGGCCTGATTTTTCCACATGCATCACAATCCCTTTTTTCAAGCATGTTTCACCTGATCTGGGCTTTGGGTATGTGTTTTTTGCCGCCTTTGTCATAGTCGCGTCATCAAATGCCGTGAACCTTACAGACGGACTGGATGGTCTTGCCACCGGATCCGTGGTGATAGCCGCTGCGACATATATGATTTTTGCCTATGTGGCGGGTCATGTCAAAATCGCAGATTATCTTCAGCTTAATTATGTACCGGGAAGCGGGGAAATTGCCGTATTCTGCGGCGCAGTTGCAGGCGCCGGACTCGGCTTTTTATGGTTCAACAGCTATCCTGCGCAGGTTTTTATGGGTGATACAGGCTCTCTTGCCCTTGGAGCCGCCATAGGCACGGCAGCGGTTATAACAAAACAGGAAATACTACTGATAATAGTCGGCGGTCTTTTTGTAATCGAGGCCTTGTCCGTAATTTTTCAAGTCGGTTTTTTTAAAATATCCAAAGGCAAACGTATTTTCAGAATGGCTCCTTTGCATCATCATTTTGAGTTAAAAGGTTGGTCTGAGCCCAAAGTCATAGTGAGATTCTGGGTTATAGCTATAATTCTTGCGCTTGTTTCAATGAGCAGCCTGAAGCTCAGGTAG
- a CDS encoding UDP-N-acetylmuramoyl-tripeptide--D-alanyl-D-alanine ligase — MIKSVPWHCSRILEAVRGELLYGDAERLFAGISIDSRTLSLGDLFVAIKGQNYDGHDFIADAVESGAAGFLVGRSDIAGDRYKRWARKGLVCLAVENTIEALGDIASLNRKRTGVSVVAITGSNGKTTTKEMTASVLSRRFDTLATKGNYNNEIGLPLTMFRLAASHKWAVLELGMNRLGEIGRLAGICRPDIGVITNIGTAHLEGFDSIEGIARAKGELLEHIRNNGTAVLNADDPRLLGLAGKIQKDLLLFGFHENAGVRAQNIKQEVFGLSFSLLLPGESVFVNLKAHSPVFVSNALAAAAAAHLAGLNAGEIKSGLEDFQPAEGRMNIMKTRRGFHIIDDTYNANPCSMKAAINALKYLKGQGRGIFVAGDMFELGKDAGLIHQEIGALAAISDISRLYITGAFSDDVAKGAQGKGLKSGKILSGTKEAILDDLTNRIKPGDWVLVKGSRAMCMEDIVKGLKKRGNVD, encoded by the coding sequence ATGATAAAATCGGTTCCATGGCATTGTTCCCGGATTCTTGAAGCTGTGAGAGGTGAACTTTTATACGGAGATGCTGAGCGTTTATTTGCAGGGATCTCAATAGATTCCCGCACTCTCTCCCTGGGTGATCTTTTTGTTGCGATAAAGGGACAAAATTATGACGGCCATGATTTTATAGCAGATGCAGTAGAAAGTGGGGCCGCAGGTTTTCTGGTCGGCAGAAGTGATATTGCCGGCGATCGTTACAAAAGATGGGCCCGGAAGGGTCTTGTATGCCTGGCTGTGGAGAATACTATAGAGGCCCTTGGTGATATTGCCTCATTGAACCGCAAACGGACGGGCGTTTCGGTTGTGGCAATAACCGGCTCGAACGGCAAAACAACAACAAAAGAGATGACAGCCTCGGTTTTGTCCCGGCGCTTTGACACACTTGCTACAAAAGGAAATTATAATAATGAAATCGGGCTGCCTTTAACAATGTTCAGACTTGCCGCGTCACATAAATGGGCTGTACTGGAACTTGGTATGAACAGACTTGGTGAAATCGGCAGACTTGCCGGGATATGCAGGCCGGATATAGGTGTGATTACCAATATCGGAACGGCTCATCTTGAGGGATTTGACTCAATAGAAGGTATTGCACGCGCCAAGGGGGAGCTGCTTGAGCATATCAGGAATAACGGAACAGCGGTTCTTAATGCTGATGACCCAAGACTTCTCGGTTTGGCAGGCAAAATACAAAAGGACCTGCTGCTTTTCGGATTTCATGAAAATGCCGGAGTCAGGGCGCAAAATATTAAACAGGAGGTCTTTGGGCTTTCTTTTAGCCTCCTGCTTCCCGGTGAGAGTGTTTTTGTTAATTTAAAAGCTCATAGTCCTGTTTTTGTGTCAAATGCTTTGGCCGCCGCGGCCGCAGCCCATCTCGCCGGATTAAATGCCGGGGAGATAAAATCGGGTCTGGAAGATTTCCAGCCTGCTGAAGGCAGGATGAACATTATGAAAACCCGAAGAGGATTTCATATTATTGATGATACCTATAATGCAAATCCCTGTTCAATGAAAGCCGCCATAAATGCTCTTAAATACTTAAAAGGTCAGGGCCGGGGCATTTTTGTAGCAGGGGATATGTTTGAGCTGGGAAAAGATGCCGGTTTAATTCATCAGGAAATCGGTGCCCTGGCCGCAATCAGCGATATTTCAAGACTTTATATAACAGGTGCGTTTTCGGATGATGTAGCCAAAGGCGCCCAGGGCAAGGGATTGAAATCCGGAAAAATATTGAGCGGTACGAAAGAGGCAATTCTTGATGACCTGACAAACAGGATCAAGCCTGGAGACTGGGTTTTGGTAAAGGGTTCGCGGGCCATGTGCATGGAGGATATAGTTAAAGGACTGAAGAAGCGGGGTAACGTAGATTGA
- the murB gene encoding UDP-N-acetylmuramate dehydrogenase: MMINHAAKEFLKNISGGNVRFDEPMSRHTSLRVGGTADFFAEPDSLEALVDIVKWTSAKSIPYLIIGGGSNLLVRDNGIRGLVISLKKCLNCITDNRRNDIFVEVSAGAGVNLQRLCFFAMNKGLEGMNFALGIPGSVGGAIVMNAGTEHGFMEKVLDSVNVLMTDGKIEKIDKTNIDFSYRELALKLEQNKGAVNRSSNRSSNRSIIISGKFLFTRNEPAKLKKEAESMLGARNRKQPTNLPSAGCFFRNPQSGMTAGELIDRAGLKGKIVGGARISMKHANFIINRDNASAADIIALMEEAQERVDKHFNIFLEPEVKIVGE; encoded by the coding sequence ATGATGATTAATCATGCAGCAAAAGAATTTTTGAAAAATATTTCCGGCGGGAATGTCAGGTTTGATGAACCTATGTCCCGGCATACCAGCTTGCGGGTGGGCGGTACTGCTGATTTTTTTGCGGAGCCGGATAGTCTTGAAGCCCTTGTAGACATAGTTAAATGGACGTCGGCTAAAAGTATACCTTATTTAATTATCGGGGGCGGCTCAAATCTGCTTGTAAGGGATAACGGAATCAGGGGGCTTGTAATCAGTCTAAAAAAATGTCTCAACTGCATCACTGACAATAGAAGGAATGATATCTTTGTTGAAGTATCGGCAGGTGCGGGGGTGAATCTGCAAAGATTATGTTTTTTTGCAATGAATAAGGGATTGGAAGGGATGAATTTTGCTCTCGGCATTCCGGGTTCAGTAGGAGGAGCAATAGTGATGAATGCCGGAACTGAGCATGGTTTTATGGAGAAAGTTCTGGATTCTGTAAATGTTCTTATGACGGACGGGAAAATAGAAAAAATCGACAAAACGAATATTGACTTCAGCTACCGTGAGCTTGCCTTGAAGCTTGAACAGAATAAAGGCGCAGTAAACAGATCAAGCAATAGATCAAGCAACAGATCAATCATCATAAGTGGAAAATTTTTATTTACGCGCAATGAACCGGCAAAACTTAAAAAAGAAGCAGAATCAATGCTTGGGGCACGAAACAGGAAACAGCCCACAAATTTGCCGAGTGCGGGATGCTTTTTCAGGAATCCGCAGTCCGGTATGACGGCCGGCGAACTTATAGATAGGGCAGGCCTTAAGGGTAAGATTGTGGGCGGAGCCCGAATTTCCATGAAACACGCCAATTTTATTATTAACCGGGATAATGCCTCGGCGGCGGATATTATAGCACTAATGGAAGAAGCACAGGAAAGAGTTGACAAACACTTTAATATTTTTCTTGAACCTGAGGTGAAGATCGTTGGGGAATAA
- the murG gene encoding undecaprenyldiphospho-muramoylpentapeptide beta-N-acetylglucosaminyltransferase translates to MKSRTTYSPRILIAGGGTGGHLFPGIAIAEEFLRRDPKAVILFVISGNPFEISVLSEKKYEYSCIESQGIKGRGLLKQIAAVAKIPKGILNSLKILKRFRPDIVLGLGSYSSGPVVAGAWLLGINIALCEQNILPGITNRLLSYFAARIYVAFRNTSLGCSQKKIYFTGNPLRREIIDYAAGNKPEQKDGKLKDKRRFMVMITGGSQGAHSINLAVADALGHIKNKDQFYFIHQTGDDDEDMMQGIYESHGIKCTVKSFFNDMPVHFEKSDFVICRSGATTVAELTVLGKGILFIPYPFAADNHQVLNALSLAEAGAAEMILQDDLGGKLLAKKIEYFASHPESLKTMAARAKKIGRPGAVKKIVDDCCRLIENVS, encoded by the coding sequence ATGAAAAGCAGGACAACATACTCGCCGCGGATATTGATTGCGGGTGGCGGAACAGGCGGTCATCTTTTCCCGGGCATAGCAATAGCTGAAGAATTTTTGCGTAGAGACCCAAAAGCTGTAATCTTGTTTGTTATCAGCGGCAATCCTTTTGAAATCTCGGTTCTGTCCGAAAAAAAGTATGAATATAGTTGCATCGAGTCCCAGGGTATAAAAGGCCGTGGATTATTAAAACAGATAGCCGCTGTTGCAAAAATACCGAAAGGTATCCTGAATTCGTTGAAAATACTGAAAAGATTCAGGCCTGATATCGTGCTTGGGCTTGGCAGTTACTCATCCGGGCCTGTGGTTGCCGGTGCATGGCTGCTGGGAATCAATATTGCGCTCTGTGAGCAGAATATCCTGCCTGGTATTACAAACCGTTTGCTCTCATATTTTGCCGCAAGGATATATGTTGCTTTTAGGAATACGAGTTTAGGCTGCTCTCAAAAAAAGATTTATTTTACAGGTAATCCTCTGCGCAGAGAAATTATTGATTATGCTGCAGGGAATAAGCCGGAACAAAAGGACGGAAAACTAAAAGATAAACGAAGATTTATGGTCATGATTACAGGTGGGAGCCAGGGCGCTCACAGTATCAATCTGGCTGTAGCGGATGCATTGGGTCATATAAAAAATAAGGATCAATTTTATTTTATTCATCAAACAGGAGATGATGATGAAGATATGATGCAAGGGATTTATGAAAGCCATGGCATAAAATGCACCGTTAAATCATTCTTTAATGACATGCCGGTGCATTTTGAGAAGTCCGATTTTGTAATATGCAGATCAGGCGCTACCACAGTTGCCGAGCTGACCGTTCTGGGCAAGGGAATTCTTTTTATACCATATCCTTTTGCAGCGGATAATCATCAGGTATTGAATGCCCTTTCCCTGGCAGAAGCAGGCGCTGCAGAAATGATTCTCCAGGATGATCTTGGCGGTAAACTCCTGGCCAAAAAAATTGAGTATTTTGCATCCCATCCTGAATCTTTAAAAACCATGGCAGCCAGGGCAAAAAAAATCGGCCGGCCTGGTGCTGTAAAAAAAATAGTCGATGATTGTTGCAGGTTAATAGAAAATGTATCTTAA